From Actinosynnema mirum DSM 43827, a single genomic window includes:
- a CDS encoding UvrD-helicase domain-containing protein, with protein MPHVVAAGGVQRGGAVPHASPADIADALGLHPPTPEQAAVIASPAAPALVVAGAGAGKTETMAARVVYLVANGVVTPDRVLGLTFTRKAARQLGERVRGRLRRLAGSPLLDELDPSGRRRAAVLTTEPVVLTYHAYAGRLVGEHGLRLPVEPGVRLLTETAAWQLAHRVVSAWTQDLDTDKIPTTITSYLLSLAGELGEHLVEPEQLLAHAEHLCALIEHAPKAPRQKDALPEKLQEIVDAQRLRVALLPLLDAYRARKRRDAVLDFADQMSLAARLATGHPEVVEGERERYGAVLLDEYQDTGHAQRVLLRALFGDGDPMPVTSVGDPAQAIYGWRGASAANLPRFREDFPPADKYELLTSFRNPPEVLHLANAVSGPLRAAGLDVAPLRHREGVEPGDVRIGLFPDVRAELEWLADTVAEQWRAHVDTSDEPPTAAVLVRRRSDMPAIAAVLRDRGLPVEVVGLGGLLDEPEVRDLTSALRVLVDPLAGTAATRLLTGSRWRIAAFDLAAMWQRARDLAGAPARKSPDEDPLSVLADALPGEHSEQAGLADALDDPGDPSAYSAEGYRRIRRLGAELAALRRRLTQPLPELVADVERTLLLDIEAVARPGGVGRAHLDAFADVVSDFAAASPAATLPALLDYLRTAEHAEDGLAPGEVEVVDNRVQLVTMHSAKGLEWRIVAVPHVVKDVFPGRRKSASWLKSVTELPAALRGDAQDLPELRVPGGANRKEVEEALDRHADEFEERRLVEERRLLYVALTRSEHSLLVSGHWWGETGATPKGPSAFLTELREVVTTAEHPPADVAHWAPAPGPEDENPLAAKAKTAQWPADPLGSRRDAVSAGAAMVVAALDRLREAAEHEPPGEPDEPDEPAVTAAEAGTADAGEEWVPPDDEWLPSDEEEPPPPPEGPDGDWAEWTTPDEPWDDGTPPDASEAAATAPEHGPEVELRSSAPAADPTSESGPEAGLESESEPEPEPEPEPEQGSAPTHGSEPGTGPETVIDSESAPHPGAGAVSAARLSAGGGVSATLPDTDTDTDTAIDAALAATPLGFAPEGDSVSPEGADLPEGSPAADPIPAAPVVPAADLVPADPVPAEPVLPTDPEIVLPTDPEISDPDAADPEGWARDVDVLLAERAAAMDRRERVLLPEHLSVSQLVELATDPDQLARRLRRPLPFPPNPLARRGTAFHTWLERRFGAVRLLELDELPGAADEDAVPDGELGRLQEAFLASAWADRTPHAVEVPFEAEVDGLAVRGRMDAVFADPDGGWTVVDWKTGRVPEADRVPSLSVQLAAYRLAWASLSGSPVELVRAAFHYVRDDRTLRPADLLDAEGLRALIRTVPDLRPKE; from the coding sequence ATGCCCCACGTGGTTGCGGCGGGTGGTGTCCAGCGGGGTGGTGCGGTTCCGCACGCGTCGCCCGCCGACATCGCCGACGCCCTCGGGCTGCACCCGCCGACGCCCGAGCAGGCCGCCGTCATCGCCTCGCCCGCCGCCCCCGCGCTGGTCGTGGCGGGCGCGGGCGCGGGCAAGACCGAGACCATGGCCGCGCGCGTCGTCTACCTGGTCGCGAACGGCGTCGTCACGCCCGACCGGGTCCTCGGCCTCACGTTCACCCGCAAGGCCGCCCGGCAGCTCGGCGAGCGGGTGCGCGGTCGGCTGCGCCGCCTGGCCGGGTCGCCGCTGCTGGACGAGCTGGACCCGTCCGGCCGCCGCCGCGCCGCCGTGCTCACCACCGAGCCGGTCGTGCTCACCTACCACGCCTACGCGGGCCGCCTGGTCGGCGAGCACGGGCTGCGGCTGCCCGTGGAGCCCGGCGTGCGGCTGCTCACCGAGACCGCGGCGTGGCAGCTCGCGCACCGCGTGGTGTCGGCGTGGACCCAGGACCTCGACACCGACAAGATCCCCACCACGATCACCTCCTACCTGCTCTCCCTCGCCGGCGAGCTGGGCGAGCACCTGGTCGAGCCCGAGCAGCTCCTCGCGCACGCCGAGCACCTGTGCGCGCTGATCGAGCACGCCCCCAAGGCCCCCAGGCAGAAGGACGCCCTGCCGGAGAAGCTCCAGGAGATCGTGGACGCCCAGCGCCTGCGCGTCGCCCTGCTGCCGCTGCTCGACGCCTACCGGGCCCGCAAGCGCCGCGACGCCGTCCTGGACTTCGCCGACCAGATGAGCCTCGCCGCCCGCCTGGCCACCGGGCACCCGGAGGTCGTCGAGGGCGAGCGCGAGCGCTACGGCGCCGTGCTGCTCGACGAGTACCAGGACACCGGCCACGCCCAGCGCGTGCTGCTGCGCGCCCTGTTCGGCGACGGGGACCCGATGCCGGTCACCTCGGTCGGCGACCCCGCCCAGGCCATCTACGGCTGGCGCGGCGCGAGCGCGGCCAACCTGCCCCGGTTCCGCGAGGACTTCCCGCCCGCCGACAAGTACGAGCTGCTCACCAGCTTCCGCAACCCGCCCGAGGTGCTGCACCTGGCGAACGCCGTGTCCGGTCCGCTGCGCGCGGCGGGCCTGGACGTCGCGCCGCTGCGGCACCGCGAGGGCGTCGAGCCGGGCGACGTGCGGATCGGCCTGTTCCCCGACGTGCGCGCCGAGCTGGAGTGGCTGGCGGACACCGTCGCCGAGCAGTGGCGCGCCCACGTGGACACCAGCGACGAGCCGCCGACCGCGGCCGTGCTGGTGCGCCGCCGCTCCGACATGCCCGCGATCGCCGCCGTGCTGCGCGACCGGGGGCTGCCGGTGGAGGTCGTCGGCCTCGGCGGGCTGCTGGACGAGCCGGAGGTGCGCGACCTGACCAGCGCCCTGCGCGTCCTGGTCGACCCGCTCGCGGGCACCGCCGCCACCCGGCTGCTCACCGGTTCCCGCTGGCGGATCGCCGCCTTCGACCTGGCCGCGATGTGGCAGCGCGCCCGCGACCTGGCGGGGGCGCCCGCGCGCAAGTCCCCCGACGAGGACCCGCTGTCCGTGCTGGCCGACGCGCTGCCCGGCGAGCACTCCGAGCAGGCCGGGCTCGCGGACGCGCTCGACGACCCCGGCGACCCGTCCGCCTACTCGGCCGAGGGCTACCGGCGCATCCGGCGGCTGGGCGCGGAGCTGGCCGCGCTGCGCAGGCGGTTGACCCAGCCGCTGCCGGAGCTGGTCGCCGACGTCGAGCGGACCCTGCTGCTGGACATCGAGGCGGTCGCCCGGCCGGGCGGGGTGGGGCGGGCGCACCTGGACGCGTTCGCGGACGTGGTGTCGGACTTCGCGGCGGCCAGCCCGGCGGCGACCCTGCCCGCGCTGCTGGACTACCTGCGCACCGCCGAGCACGCCGAGGACGGCCTGGCGCCCGGCGAGGTCGAGGTGGTGGACAACCGGGTGCAGCTGGTGACGATGCACTCGGCCAAGGGCCTGGAGTGGCGGATCGTCGCCGTGCCGCACGTGGTGAAGGACGTCTTCCCCGGACGGCGGAAGTCGGCGTCGTGGCTGAAGTCGGTGACCGAGCTGCCCGCCGCGCTGCGCGGCGACGCCCAGGACCTGCCGGAGCTGCGGGTGCCGGGCGGGGCGAACCGCAAGGAGGTCGAGGAGGCGCTCGACCGGCACGCGGACGAGTTCGAGGAGCGGCGGCTGGTCGAGGAGCGGCGGCTGCTGTACGTGGCGCTGACCAGGTCCGAGCACAGCCTGCTGGTGTCGGGCCACTGGTGGGGCGAGACGGGCGCGACCCCGAAGGGCCCGTCGGCGTTCCTGACCGAGCTGCGCGAGGTCGTGACGACCGCCGAGCACCCGCCCGCCGACGTGGCCCACTGGGCGCCCGCGCCGGGGCCGGAGGACGAGAACCCCCTCGCGGCGAAGGCGAAGACGGCCCAGTGGCCCGCCGACCCGCTGGGCTCGCGCCGCGACGCGGTGTCCGCGGGGGCGGCCATGGTCGTCGCCGCGCTGGACCGGCTGCGCGAGGCCGCGGAGCACGAACCGCCCGGCGAGCCCGACGAGCCCGACGAGCCCGCCGTGACCGCCGCCGAGGCCGGGACGGCCGACGCGGGCGAGGAGTGGGTGCCCCCGGACGACGAGTGGCTGCCCTCGGACGAGGAGGAGCCCCCACCACCACCGGAGGGACCGGACGGCGACTGGGCGGAGTGGACGACCCCCGACGAGCCCTGGGACGACGGCACGCCCCCGGACGCCTCGGAGGCGGCGGCAACCGCCCCCGAGCACGGGCCCGAGGTCGAACTCCGGTCAAGCGCACCCGCCGCCGATCCCACATCCGAGTCCGGGCCTGAAGCCGGACTCGAATCCGAATCCGAGCCCGAGCCCGAGCCCGAGCCCGAGCCCGAGCAAGGATCGGCGCCCACGCACGGGTCCGAGCCGGGGACCGGCCCTGAGACCGTGATCGACTCCGAGTCCGCGCCCCATCCGGGCGCCGGGGCGGTGTCGGCCGCCCGGCTGAGCGCGGGCGGCGGGGTCTCCGCCACGCTGCCCGACACCGACACCGACACCGACACCGCCATCGACGCCGCCCTCGCCGCTACCCCTCTGGGGTTCGCTCCCGAGGGTGATTCGGTGTCCCCCGAAGGGGCGGATCTCCCCGAGGGGTCCCCCGCCGCCGATCCCATCCCCGCCGCACCCGTCGTTCCCGCCGCCGACCTCGTCCCCGCCGACCCCGTCCCCGCCGAACCCGTCCTCCCCACCGACCCCGAGATCGTCCTCCCCACCGATCCCGAGATCAGCGACCCCGACGCCGCCGATCCCGAGGGCTGGGCGCGGGACGTCGACGTGCTGCTCGCCGAGCGGGCCGCCGCCATGGACCGCCGCGAGCGCGTCCTGCTGCCCGAGCACCTGTCGGTCAGCCAGCTCGTCGAGCTGGCCACCGACCCCGACCAGCTGGCCCGCCGCCTGCGCCGCCCGCTGCCGTTCCCGCCGAACCCGCTGGCCCGTCGTGGCACCGCGTTCCACACCTGGCTGGAGCGGCGGTTCGGGGCGGTTCGGCTGCTGGAGCTGGACGAGCTGCCCGGCGCCGCCGACGAGGACGCCGTGCCGGACGGGGAGCTGGGGCGGCTGCAGGAGGCGTTCCTCGCCAGCGCCTGGGCCGACCGCACGCCGCACGCCGTCGAGGTGCCCTTCGAGGCCGAGGTGGACGGGCTCGCGGTGCGCGGGCGGATGGACGCCGTGTTCGCCGACCCGGACGGCGGGTGGACCGTCGTGGACTGGAAGACCGGCCGGGTGCCCGAGGCCGACCGGGTTCCGTCGCTGTCCGTGCAGCTCGCGGCGTACCGGCTGGCCTGGGCGTCGCTGTCGGGCAGCCCGGTGGAGCTGGTCAGGGCCGCCTTCCACTACGTCCGCGACGACCGCACGCTCCGCCCCGCCGACCTGCTCGACGCCGAGGGTCTGCGCGCCCTCATCCGGACGGTGCCCGATCTCCGCCCGAAGGAGTGA
- a CDS encoding DoxX family protein encodes MHHPARSRSVRAQALAALLGVAGLAHFARPAAFDSIVPRSLPGSPRTWTNASGVAELALAAAVAAPRTRRVGALLAAGFFVAVFPANVKMAYDYRRDSARARTLAWGRLPLQVPLVLWALRVRRDAR; translated from the coding sequence ATGCACCACCCCGCTCGTTCCCGGTCGGTCCGGGCGCAGGCACTGGCCGCCCTGCTGGGCGTGGCCGGGCTCGCGCACTTCGCGCGGCCTGCGGCGTTCGACTCGATCGTGCCGCGCTCGCTGCCCGGCAGCCCCCGGACCTGGACGAACGCCTCCGGCGTCGCCGAGCTCGCGCTGGCCGCCGCCGTCGCCGCGCCGCGCACCAGGCGCGTGGGCGCGCTGCTCGCCGCGGGGTTCTTCGTCGCGGTCTTCCCGGCGAATGTGAAAATGGCTTACGACTACCGACGGGACTCCGCCCGCGCGAGGACACTCGCCTGGGGCCGCCTCCCGCTCCAAGTGCCGTTGGTGCTGTGGGCGTTGAGAGTGCGCAGGGACGCCCGCTGA
- a CDS encoding tetratricopeptide repeat protein — protein sequence MTDVQALLRQGRIFRGAGNPSTAARHLAQAAELVPDDRTVLTELALAHFQSAALPRAEEVLLRLVELDPSDGYARLLLGRTLSRRGRHAEALPQLKLAAALTGDPEVAAEVGRVQERLAPQV from the coding sequence ATGACCGACGTCCAAGCCCTGCTCCGCCAAGGCCGGATCTTCCGGGGCGCGGGGAACCCGAGCACCGCCGCCAGGCACCTCGCGCAGGCGGCCGAGCTGGTCCCCGACGACCGGACCGTGCTGACCGAGCTGGCGCTCGCGCACTTCCAGTCCGCCGCGCTGCCGCGCGCCGAGGAGGTGCTGCTGCGCCTGGTCGAGCTGGACCCGTCCGACGGGTACGCCCGGCTGCTGCTCGGCCGCACGCTCAGCAGGCGGGGCAGGCACGCCGAGGCGCTGCCGCAGCTGAAGCTGGCCGCCGCGCTGACCGGCGACCCCGAGGTCGCCGCCGAGGTCGGGCGCGTCCAGGAGCGGCTCGCCCCGCAGGTGTGA
- a CDS encoding SDR family NAD(P)-dependent oxidoreductase, producing the protein MSEKPVALVTGANKGIGYEIAAGLGALGWAVGVGARDDARREEAVAKLRAAGVDAFGVPLDVTADDTAADSATAAAALVERERGRLDSLVNNAGITGGMPQEPTLIDPDTIRTVVETNVIGVLRVTNAFLPLLRRSASPRIVNVSSSVGSLTYQSSTQADTKVGPIAAAYSPSKSFLNAITLQYARELAGTNVLINSCCPGYVATDLNGFRGHRTPEQGAAAAIRLATLADGGPTGKFFDDEGEVPW; encoded by the coding sequence ATGAGTGAGAAGCCAGTCGCGCTGGTCACCGGCGCCAACAAGGGGATCGGCTACGAGATCGCGGCGGGGCTGGGCGCCCTCGGGTGGGCCGTCGGGGTCGGGGCGCGGGACGACGCCCGGCGGGAGGAGGCCGTCGCCAAGCTCCGGGCCGCCGGGGTGGACGCGTTCGGGGTGCCGCTGGACGTCACCGCCGACGACACGGCCGCGGACTCCGCGACGGCCGCCGCCGCGCTGGTCGAGCGGGAGCGCGGGCGGCTCGACTCGCTGGTCAACAACGCGGGCATCACCGGCGGGATGCCGCAGGAGCCCACGCTGATCGACCCGGACACCATCCGGACCGTCGTGGAGACCAACGTCATCGGCGTCCTGCGGGTCACCAACGCGTTCCTGCCGCTGCTGCGCCGCTCCGCCTCGCCGCGGATCGTCAACGTCTCCAGCTCCGTCGGGTCGCTGACCTACCAGTCGAGCACGCAGGCCGACACCAAGGTCGGGCCGATCGCCGCCGCCTACTCCCCGTCCAAGTCGTTCCTCAACGCGATCACCCTCCAGTACGCCAGGGAGCTGGCGGGCACGAACGTGCTGATCAACTCCTGCTGCCCCGGCTACGTCGCCACCGACCTCAACGGGTTCCGGGGCCACCGCACGCCCGAGCAGGGCGCCGCCGCCGCGATCCGGCTCGCCACGCTGGCCGACGGCGGGCCCACCGGGAAGTTCTTCGACGACGAGGGCGAGGTGCCCTGGTGA
- a CDS encoding ATP-dependent helicase codes for MAPNRTPLLVRGPSDPRPVPTWDAASRRVLEHPGGPLRVLGGPGTGKTTLIAETAARRVHAGAAPESVLVLTANRRAAESLRAHLTALIRRTPDGELLPVVREPLVRTVHSYAFAVLRARAVRDGEPPPRLLAGPEQDAVVRELITGDVEAGARDWPERLRPALALPGFAGELRDLLLRAVERGLAPEDLVALGEGHGRDEWVAAGLFGEQYEQVSLLASQGLAPAYDAAELVDNALLAFENDEELLSGERARVRHVYVDDAQHLDPLQHALIRAVGSAADEFLLFGDPDQAVFSFRGADPRLLVDGDSPQVVLSRSHRLPSAVRAATAGLASRLPGASPAREVSPVGEGGTTQVRLFASEAQEASWVADRLRRAHLVDGVPWSRMAVVVRSATRSLPVIQRALLAAGVPVAVPGTDLPLARQPAVTPLLALLRCAAVPGSLDEDTAAMLLSSPLGGADPLALRRLRRGLRRLEIAAGRDRPSGELLVEVIEDRDRLAALEDAESAPARRVARLLRTARDSIRRGSSVEVVLWDLWQDTGLQDRWVAMSSRHGTTGMQADRDLDAVVALFETAAKYVDRLPGASPDGFADYLEAQHIVGDTLAAAAPVGEAVAVLTAHASAGQEWEVVAVPGVQEGTWPDLRLRGSLLGVERLVDLVSGVGAGASAVAPLLAEERRLLLVATSRARRVLLVSAVRGEDAQPSRFLDELEDAGEGETERRITPPERGLVLAELVGELRRVVCDPGESEDRRDRAATQLARLAADGVPGAHPDTWYGLAPVTTDVPLWTEEHTVSVSPSTVETLSKCPVRWVVERHGGQDPAELASITGTLVHALAQAAASGAGEAELKEKLDEAWTAVDAGAPWFSRRERMRVERMLDAFLAWLSASRGQLTQVSVEEEISVDLPKVEGGPRLKVRGRVDRLETDRDGRPVVVDIKTAKTPVSRKDAQEHPQLAVYQLASALGGFTHLGLATDPGGAALLYVAKENKKTGAAQLEQTPLDEQGVRVWLERVQEAAGSSVGPGYRAEENPDCDRCPARTSCPVHASGRQLGK; via the coding sequence GTGGCTCCCAACAGGACCCCTCTCCTGGTCCGAGGCCCTTCGGACCCCCGGCCCGTCCCCACCTGGGACGCGGCCTCCCGCCGCGTGCTGGAGCACCCCGGCGGGCCGCTGCGCGTGCTGGGCGGTCCCGGCACGGGCAAGACGACGCTGATCGCCGAGACCGCCGCCCGCAGGGTGCACGCGGGGGCGGCTCCGGAGAGCGTGCTGGTGCTGACCGCGAACCGGCGGGCCGCCGAGTCCCTGCGCGCCCACCTGACCGCGCTGATCCGCCGCACCCCGGACGGCGAGCTGCTGCCCGTGGTGCGCGAGCCGCTGGTGCGCACCGTGCACTCGTACGCGTTCGCGGTGCTGCGGGCCCGCGCGGTGCGGGACGGGGAGCCGCCGCCCCGGCTGCTGGCCGGGCCCGAGCAGGACGCCGTGGTGCGCGAGCTGATCACCGGCGACGTGGAGGCGGGCGCGCGGGACTGGCCGGAGCGGCTGCGGCCCGCGCTGGCCCTGCCGGGGTTCGCCGGGGAGCTGCGGGACCTGCTGCTGCGCGCGGTCGAGCGCGGGCTGGCCCCCGAGGACCTGGTGGCGCTGGGCGAGGGGCACGGGCGCGACGAGTGGGTGGCGGCCGGGCTGTTCGGCGAGCAGTACGAGCAGGTGTCGCTGCTGGCCTCGCAGGGCCTCGCGCCCGCCTACGACGCGGCCGAGCTGGTGGACAACGCGCTGCTGGCGTTCGAGAACGACGAGGAGCTGCTGTCCGGCGAGCGGGCGCGCGTGCGGCACGTGTACGTGGACGACGCCCAGCACCTGGACCCGCTGCAGCACGCCCTGATCCGCGCGGTCGGGTCGGCGGCGGACGAGTTCCTGCTGTTCGGCGACCCGGACCAGGCGGTGTTCTCGTTCCGGGGGGCCGATCCGAGGCTGCTCGTGGACGGCGACAGCCCGCAGGTCGTGCTCTCCCGCAGCCACCGGCTGCCGTCGGCGGTGCGCGCCGCCACCGCCGGGCTCGCCTCGCGGCTGCCGGGCGCCTCGCCCGCGCGCGAGGTCTCCCCGGTCGGCGAGGGCGGCACGACGCAGGTGCGGCTGTTCGCGTCCGAGGCGCAGGAGGCGTCCTGGGTGGCCGACCGGTTGCGCCGCGCGCACCTGGTCGACGGGGTGCCGTGGTCGCGGATGGCGGTGGTGGTGCGGTCGGCGACCAGGTCGCTGCCGGTGATCCAGCGCGCCCTGCTCGCGGCGGGCGTCCCGGTGGCGGTGCCGGGCACGGACCTGCCGCTGGCCCGCCAGCCCGCCGTGACGCCGCTGCTGGCGCTGCTGCGCTGCGCGGCCGTGCCGGGGTCGCTGGACGAGGACACGGCCGCGATGCTGCTGTCCTCCCCGCTCGGCGGGGCCGACCCGCTGGCGCTGCGCCGGTTGCGGCGGGGCCTGCGCAGGCTGGAGATCGCGGCGGGCCGGGACCGGCCGAGCGGCGAGCTGCTCGTGGAGGTGATCGAGGACCGGGACCGGCTGGCCGCGCTGGAGGACGCCGAGTCCGCGCCCGCCCGGCGCGTGGCCCGGCTGCTGCGCACCGCCCGCGACAGCATCAGGCGCGGGTCCAGCGTCGAGGTCGTGCTGTGGGACCTGTGGCAGGACACGGGGCTGCAGGACCGGTGGGTGGCGATGTCCTCGCGGCACGGCACCACCGGGATGCAGGCCGACCGGGACCTGGACGCGGTCGTGGCGTTGTTCGAGACCGCCGCCAAGTACGTGGACCGGCTGCCGGGCGCGTCGCCGGACGGGTTCGCCGACTACCTGGAGGCGCAGCACATCGTCGGCGACACGCTGGCCGCCGCGGCGCCCGTCGGCGAGGCCGTGGCGGTGCTGACCGCGCACGCGTCGGCCGGGCAGGAGTGGGAGGTCGTGGCGGTGCCGGGCGTGCAGGAGGGCACGTGGCCGGACCTGCGGCTGCGCGGGTCGCTGCTGGGCGTGGAGCGGTTGGTGGACCTGGTGTCCGGGGTCGGCGCGGGCGCGTCGGCCGTGGCGCCGCTGCTGGCCGAGGAGCGCAGGCTGCTGCTCGTGGCGACCAGCCGGGCGCGGCGGGTGCTGCTGGTGAGCGCGGTGCGCGGCGAGGACGCCCAGCCGTCCCGGTTCCTGGACGAGCTGGAGGACGCGGGCGAGGGCGAGACCGAGCGGCGGATCACCCCGCCGGAGCGGGGGCTGGTGCTGGCCGAGCTGGTCGGCGAGCTGCGGCGGGTGGTGTGCGATCCGGGCGAGAGCGAGGACCGCAGGGACCGGGCGGCGACCCAGCTGGCCAGGTTGGCGGCCGACGGGGTGCCGGGGGCGCACCCGGACACCTGGTACGGGTTGGCGCCGGTGACCACCGACGTGCCGCTGTGGACCGAGGAGCACACCGTGTCGGTGTCGCCGTCCACGGTGGAGACGCTGTCGAAGTGCCCGGTGCGGTGGGTGGTCGAGCGGCACGGCGGGCAGGACCCGGCGGAGCTGGCGTCGATCACCGGCACGCTCGTGCACGCGCTGGCGCAGGCCGCCGCGTCGGGGGCGGGCGAGGCGGAGCTGAAGGAGAAGCTGGACGAGGCGTGGACGGCGGTGGACGCGGGGGCGCCGTGGTTCTCGCGGCGCGAGCGGATGCGGGTGGAGCGGATGCTCGACGCGTTCCTGGCGTGGCTGTCGGCCAGCCGGGGGCAGCTGACGCAGGTGTCGGTGGAGGAGGAGATCTCCGTCGACCTGCCGAAGGTGGAGGGCGGGCCTCGGCTGAAGGTGCGCGGCCGGGTGGACCGCCTGGAGACCGACCGCGACGGCAGGCCGGTGGTGGTGGACATCAAGACGGCGAAGACGCCGGTCAGCAGGAAGGACGCGCAGGAGCACCCGCAGCTGGCGGTGTACCAGCTGGCGTCGGCGCTGGGCGGTTTCACGCACCTGGGCCTGGCGACCGATCCGGGAGGCGCGGCGCTGCTGTACGTGGCGAAGGAGAACAAGAAGACCGGCGCCGCCCAGCTGGAGCAGACGCCGCTGGACGAGCAGGGGGTGCGGGTCTGGTTGGAGCGGGTGCAGGAGGCGGCGGGGTCGAGCGTGGGGCCGGGGTACCGCGCGGAGGAGAACCCGGACTGCGACCGCTGCCCGGCCCGCACCTCGTGCCCGGTGCACGCGTCCGGGCGGCAGTTGGGGAAGTGA
- a CDS encoding M20/M25/M40 family metallo-hydrolase, with amino-acid sequence MSGDPENSEHPEPPERAATTVRADEFLAGLRDWLAIPSIGVDPAHHGDVARSAAWLAEALRADGWPDVRVWDEGPAQPAVYAHWPSADPDAPVVLVYGHHDVQPVDPVERWTRPPFAPTLVGEELFGRGASDDKGQVAMHLLGVRAHLAATGRTTPAVTLKLFVEGEEEGGSPHIARTLADHGADLDCDLVVFTDTPLYSREAPTVCTGQRGVYGAEVVLTGGVTDVHSGRAGGSIPNPATALARLVAALHDEDGRVQLPGFYDHVVLPTDVERADYASLPFDEEVWLTNSGRARGLSGETGWSTLERVWVRPTAEVNGLVAGYTGPGLKTVVPADARVKLSFRLVPGQRPEHVAEALRGFVDAHTPEGLRAEIVSRGDGVPPYAVDVAHPAVGAVRDALEGALGKPVRFSRTGGSGPAAVLHETLGVPVVYFGVALPDDNIHAPDERVVVPLLLSGAEALAVLWRTLPGRLAGGEPPA; translated from the coding sequence GTGAGCGGTGATCCGGAAAATTCCGAACATCCCGAGCCCCCCGAGCGCGCGGCGACGACCGTGCGGGCCGACGAGTTCCTCGCCGGTCTGCGGGACTGGCTCGCCATCCCCTCCATCGGGGTCGACCCGGCGCACCACGGCGACGTCGCCAGGTCGGCCGCCTGGCTGGCCGAGGCGCTGCGCGCCGACGGCTGGCCGGACGTGCGCGTCTGGGACGAGGGGCCAGCCCAGCCCGCCGTCTACGCCCACTGGCCGTCCGCCGACCCGGACGCGCCCGTCGTGCTGGTCTACGGCCACCACGACGTGCAACCGGTTGACCCGGTCGAGCGGTGGACCCGTCCCCCGTTCGCGCCCACCCTGGTCGGGGAGGAGCTGTTCGGTCGCGGGGCCAGCGACGACAAGGGCCAGGTCGCCATGCACCTGCTGGGCGTGCGCGCCCACCTGGCCGCGACCGGCCGCACCACCCCGGCGGTCACGCTCAAGCTGTTCGTCGAGGGCGAGGAGGAGGGCGGCTCCCCGCACATCGCCCGCACCCTCGCCGACCACGGGGCCGACCTCGACTGCGACCTGGTGGTCTTCACCGACACCCCGCTGTACTCCCGCGAGGCCCCGACCGTGTGCACCGGCCAGCGCGGCGTCTACGGCGCCGAGGTCGTGCTCACCGGCGGTGTCACCGACGTCCACTCCGGCCGGGCGGGCGGCAGCATCCCCAACCCGGCCACCGCGCTCGCCAGGCTCGTCGCCGCCCTGCACGACGAGGACGGCCGCGTCCAGCTCCCCGGCTTCTACGACCACGTCGTGCTGCCCACGGACGTCGAGCGCGCCGACTACGCCTCGCTCCCCTTCGACGAGGAGGTGTGGCTGACCAACTCCGGCCGGGCGCGCGGCCTGTCCGGCGAGACCGGCTGGTCCACCCTGGAGCGGGTCTGGGTGCGCCCCACCGCCGAGGTCAACGGCCTGGTCGCGGGCTACACCGGGCCGGGTCTGAAGACCGTCGTGCCCGCCGACGCCCGCGTGAAGCTGTCGTTCCGGCTGGTGCCCGGCCAGCGCCCCGAGCACGTGGCGGAGGCGCTGCGCGGGTTCGTCGACGCCCACACCCCCGAGGGGCTGCGCGCCGAGATCGTCAGCCGGGGCGACGGGGTGCCGCCGTACGCGGTGGACGTCGCGCACCCGGCGGTCGGCGCGGTCCGCGACGCCCTGGAGGGCGCCCTCGGCAAGCCGGTCCGGTTCAGCCGCACGGGCGGCTCCGGTCCCGCCGCCGTGCTGCACGAGACGCTGGGCGTGCCGGTGGTCTACTTCGGCGTGGCGCTGCCCGACGACAACATCCACGCGCCCGACGAGCGCGTCGTCGTGCCGCTGCTGCTCTCCGGGGCCGAGGCGCTGGCCGTGCTGTGGCGCACCCTGCCGGGCAGGCTCGCGGGCGGGGAGCCGCCGGCGTGA
- a CDS encoding MGMT family protein, which yields MDEELHELIRETVRAIPEGRVATYGDVAKLSRAPSARLVGQVLNQDGHDLPWHRVLKADGTCAPHIAEEQLQRLRSEGVVDGAGKVNLRTYRWEDAVDEPEPEPEPQGGLW from the coding sequence GTGGACGAAGAGCTGCACGAGCTGATCCGCGAGACGGTGCGCGCGATCCCGGAGGGCCGGGTCGCCACCTACGGGGACGTGGCCAAGCTGTCCCGCGCGCCGTCCGCCCGGCTGGTCGGGCAGGTGCTCAACCAGGACGGGCACGACCTGCCGTGGCACCGGGTGCTCAAGGCGGACGGGACCTGCGCGCCGCACATCGCCGAGGAGCAGCTGCAGCGGCTGCGCTCGGAGGGCGTGGTGGACGGCGCGGGGAAGGTGAACCTGCGGACCTACCGGTGGGAGGACGCCGTGGACGAGCCGGAGCCGGAGCCCGAACCCCAGGGCGGCCTGTGGTGA